One genomic window of Leptospira saintgironsiae includes the following:
- a CDS encoding acyl-CoA dehydrogenase family protein, whose protein sequence is MYQELTEQQIEIRDTIRAFVKKEITHEVAIHWDEENKHPEELINRMRTELGVNGLTIPEEYGGWGLGSVEQCLVTEELSRGCLGISLCFGYTGLGILPIMKGASHEQKKKWLQPVIDGEYGVSFCLSEPGAGSDVPGMSTTAVKKGDKWVINGTKQWITGGGSAGAYTVFAYTDKGRGTRGVSCFYVKRDTPGLIVGKKEDKLGIRASDTRQIIFEDCAVEEATMIGKENLGFIYALQTLNASRPYVAAMGVGVAQAALDHASKYARQREQFGSKISSFQAVQHMLADMSIGVETARQICYLSARMSDAEDPRLPKYSAIAKAYCSETAMKAATDAVQIFGGYGYTKEYPVEKLMRDAKILCIFEGTTQIQKNEIAAYVIREAASAK, encoded by the coding sequence ATGTATCAGGAACTGACTGAGCAACAGATCGAGATTAGAGACACGATTCGTGCTTTCGTTAAGAAAGAAATCACGCATGAAGTTGCTATCCACTGGGACGAAGAAAACAAACATCCAGAAGAACTTATCAATAGAATGAGAACTGAGCTAGGAGTCAACGGACTCACTATCCCCGAAGAATACGGTGGATGGGGTCTTGGTTCCGTAGAGCAGTGCTTAGTTACCGAAGAACTTTCCAGAGGATGTCTCGGTATCAGCCTTTGTTTCGGATATACCGGTCTTGGTATCCTTCCGATCATGAAAGGTGCAAGCCACGAACAAAAGAAAAAATGGCTCCAACCAGTTATTGACGGAGAATACGGAGTTTCTTTCTGTCTTTCCGAGCCTGGTGCAGGTTCAGACGTTCCTGGTATGAGCACTACTGCAGTTAAAAAAGGTGACAAATGGGTCATCAACGGAACTAAACAGTGGATCACCGGTGGTGGTAGCGCAGGAGCTTATACAGTTTTTGCTTATACTGATAAAGGCCGTGGAACTCGTGGAGTTTCTTGCTTCTACGTAAAACGTGATACCCCAGGTTTGATCGTTGGTAAAAAAGAAGATAAACTTGGTATTCGTGCATCTGACACTCGTCAGATCATTTTCGAAGATTGTGCAGTTGAAGAAGCTACAATGATCGGAAAAGAAAACCTTGGATTCATCTATGCTCTTCAAACTCTGAACGCATCTCGTCCATACGTTGCTGCTATGGGAGTGGGTGTTGCTCAAGCTGCTTTAGATCACGCATCTAAATACGCTCGTCAAAGAGAGCAGTTCGGTTCTAAAATTTCCAGCTTCCAAGCTGTTCAGCACATGCTTGCGGATATGTCTATCGGAGTAGAAACTGCACGTCAGATTTGTTATCTTTCTGCTCGTATGTCTGATGCTGAGGATCCTCGTCTTCCGAAATATTCCGCAATCGCGAAAGCTTATTGTTCAGAAACTGCAATGAAAGCAGCTACTGACGCGGTTCAAATTTTCGGCGGATACGGTTACACTAAAGAGTATCCTGTTGAAAAACTGATGAGAGACGCGAAAATCCTTTGTATCTTCGAAGGAACTACTCAAATTCAGAAAAACGAGATCGCAGCTTATGTGATCCGTGAAGCAGCTTCCGCAAAATAA
- a CDS encoding DUF1761 family protein, producing the protein MIQSVVAPIVSGIAGFICAFLFSGPLYFGLSKFLNLPTQEEKKNLGVRIFLNFCVFLATAFSISLILQYMSLQNKAHGQSIAFILWFGFIFTSSSIDVIWKGKHLKLWIFESISSLITIQVLMFVLLLFYK; encoded by the coding sequence ATGATACAAAGTGTAGTAGCACCAATCGTTTCAGGAATAGCTGGATTTATTTGTGCATTTCTTTTTAGCGGCCCACTTTACTTCGGCCTTTCAAAATTTCTGAATCTTCCTACACAAGAGGAGAAGAAAAATCTTGGGGTCCGAATATTTTTGAACTTCTGCGTTTTTCTGGCCACAGCATTTTCTATCTCATTGATTTTACAATATATGAGCTTACAAAACAAAGCTCATGGCCAATCCATTGCTTTCATTCTATGGTTCGGATTTATATTTACATCCAGTTCTATAGATGTAATTTGGAAAGGTAAACATCTGAAGTTATGGATTTTCGAATCTATATCTTCACTAATTACGATACAAGTTTTAATGTTTGTACTATTACTATTTTATAAATGA
- a CDS encoding TetR/AcrR family transcriptional regulator: MGLREAKKAKTRKLISDIARDLFIEKGYDTVTIIEIAEKAEVAVTTLFNYFPTKESLIFDLEDEIDADILKAIKERKKGQSILDALYQYFFSSKLFNPPDKKTFSGFGKLIRSSPELTSYLRGLWARYENSLAKEIQNDSGVNKMEAECIAKLILEGVSFACNSPSPKDVLNLTFKVLKNGWNK, encoded by the coding sequence ATGGGATTACGTGAGGCAAAGAAGGCTAAAACTCGGAAGCTTATTTCAGATATTGCTCGTGATCTATTTATAGAAAAAGGCTACGATACGGTGACTATTATTGAAATCGCCGAAAAAGCAGAAGTTGCTGTTACTACACTTTTCAATTATTTTCCGACCAAAGAGTCTCTCATTTTCGATCTTGAGGATGAGATAGATGCGGATATTTTAAAGGCGATTAAAGAACGAAAGAAGGGCCAATCCATTCTGGATGCTCTTTATCAGTATTTTTTCTCGAGCAAGTTATTCAATCCACCAGATAAAAAGACCTTCTCCGGATTTGGGAAACTTATCAGATCTTCTCCTGAACTTACTTCTTATCTTCGTGGGTTATGGGCTCGTTATGAAAATTCTTTGGCTAAAGAAATCCAAAATGATTCCGGTGTGAATAAGATGGAAGCTGAATGTATTGCTAAGTTGATCTTAGAAGGTGTGAGTTTTGCGTGTAATTCACCTTCGCCAAAGGATGTATTAAATCTCACGTTTAAAGTTTTGAAGAATGGGTGGAATAAATGA
- a CDS encoding MBL fold metallo-hydrolase has product MKIKRIIFLFISFGILSACAVTSNRSVLVNKGTPVDIRDINSSDKGPIVLKKIIAADWLADREGLINLKDQKAVAAGLQSGKESIQIYFYVIDHPKFGRYVIDTGLGDIFRKDKKEWPVSSIVASQMNLGEMKIHTTSKEWLQKESKKVEGIFITHLHLDHILGTRDFPVGTTVYTGQNEPGDSRFLHLFVQGSTDSLLGHDTILSELNFLGKDSAPIKFLDFFGDQSFYIVSVPGHTEGSIAFLIKSTNGVQLVTGDTCHTSWGWLNNVTPGVYTKDLERNKMSLDLLQSVATKFPKIIIHPGHQSIPTPAK; this is encoded by the coding sequence GTGAAAATCAAAAGAATCATTTTTTTATTTATCTCTTTCGGGATACTATCCGCTTGCGCAGTTACTTCCAATCGCTCCGTTCTGGTAAATAAAGGAACTCCGGTAGATATCCGAGATATAAATTCTTCTGACAAAGGGCCGATCGTTCTTAAAAAAATTATCGCTGCGGATTGGTTGGCAGACCGTGAGGGTTTGATCAATTTAAAGGATCAAAAGGCCGTTGCTGCGGGATTACAATCTGGTAAGGAATCGATCCAAATTTATTTTTATGTAATAGATCATCCTAAGTTCGGCAGATATGTAATAGATACCGGACTTGGAGATATATTTCGCAAAGATAAAAAAGAATGGCCCGTTTCAAGCATAGTCGCTTCTCAGATGAATCTAGGCGAGATGAAGATCCATACTACGAGTAAGGAATGGCTGCAAAAAGAGTCAAAAAAAGTAGAAGGTATCTTCATTACTCATTTGCATTTAGATCATATTTTGGGCACTCGAGATTTTCCAGTAGGAACCACGGTGTATACTGGACAGAACGAACCGGGAGATTCTCGTTTTCTGCATCTTTTTGTACAAGGAAGTACGGATTCGTTACTCGGGCATGATACTATCCTTTCCGAATTAAACTTCTTGGGAAAAGACAGTGCTCCAATTAAATTTTTAGATTTCTTTGGCGATCAATCTTTTTATATAGTTTCCGTTCCGGGGCACACAGAAGGTAGCATTGCATTTTTGATAAAATCTACTAATGGAGTCCAACTAGTTACAGGGGATACTTGTCATACTAGCTGGGGTTGGCTTAATAACGTTACTCCAGGAGTTTATACCAAGGATTTGGAAAGGAATAAAATGAGTCTCGATTTGTTGCAGAGTGTAGCGACTAAGTTTCCAAAAATTATTATCCATCCAGGTCACCAAAGTATTCCTACACCTGCTAAATAG
- a CDS encoding cytochrome-c peroxidase has product MKRIFFLILFLISILGLIVCKEKKPIPELERFVVKSVIHPSNNPFNQEKVELGKTLYFDSRLSFNQDVSCASCHNTASPSEGFPRTKIHNPAPSLTNVALYKDVFKDPEAKELEDLVKDKVHSKLLFQNETKLIQRISSIQGYKELFERAYGDPEISGERIVLALSTFQRTIVSKNSSFDKFVMGEETALTPAQIRGWDVFQNKAKCIQCHQGPNFSDSELHTTGLAGIKDKVRTPTLRDVTKKKTFMHNGIFGSIEDTVNHFAEGGHSKAVHDPMLRPAELSDQDKKDLIEFLKALEGEPIQLEIPSIPKA; this is encoded by the coding sequence ATGAAGCGTATTTTTTTCCTGATCTTATTCTTGATTTCGATCTTAGGATTGATTGTATGTAAGGAAAAAAAGCCAATCCCTGAATTGGAAAGATTCGTTGTTAAAAGTGTAATTCATCCTAGTAATAACCCATTCAATCAAGAAAAAGTAGAGCTGGGTAAGACTCTTTATTTCGATTCCAGACTTTCTTTTAACCAAGATGTAAGTTGCGCAAGCTGCCATAATACAGCTTCTCCTTCCGAAGGTTTTCCTCGTACTAAAATCCATAATCCTGCTCCTTCTCTTACCAATGTCGCATTGTATAAGGATGTATTTAAGGATCCGGAAGCAAAAGAGTTAGAAGATCTTGTAAAAGATAAAGTTCATTCAAAATTATTATTCCAAAACGAAACAAAGCTTATCCAAAGGATTTCTTCTATCCAAGGGTATAAGGAACTTTTTGAAAGGGCTTACGGAGATCCTGAGATTTCAGGAGAAAGAATAGTTTTAGCACTTTCTACCTTCCAAAGAACTATCGTAAGTAAAAATTCAAGCTTCGATAAATTTGTGATGGGAGAAGAGACTGCACTCACTCCGGCACAGATCCGTGGTTGGGATGTTTTCCAGAACAAGGCAAAATGTATCCAATGTCACCAAGGCCCTAACTTCTCCGATTCTGAATTACATACAACTGGTCTCGCAGGTATCAAAGATAAGGTGAGAACTCCTACATTAAGAGATGTTACCAAAAAGAAAACATTCATGCATAATGGGATTTTTGGATCGATTGAAGATACTGTGAACCATTTCGCAGAAGGTGGTCATTCCAAGGCAGTCCATGATCCAATGTTAAGACCTGCTGAACTTTCAGATCAGGATAAAAAGGATTTAATTGAGTTCTTAAAAGCATTAGAAGGGGAGCCAATCCAATTGGAAATCCCTTCTATTCCAAAAGCTTAA
- a CDS encoding NAD(P)/FAD-dependent oxidoreductase: protein MSKKKVLIVGGGYAGIAAANRLARKNSEVEITLITAEPIFREKIRNHQVIAGTKGKDFQIRNLLNSKVNLIIQRVEKIFPKENKILLNDGSIFEYDYLGYTAGMRAGDPSTKGLNYFSVASFQDSERLRKELINHSDAKITVLGGGLSGIEVATELAENYPFAKITLLDSDKIGKNFSSNAVLYMKEVLKNLKVNLIEGERGEYLLEDKIKTSSGTQVLHDYCVISAGLVASDLGKNSGLESNKIGQVYLNEYMQVPEYSNIIGAGDAVKIPGEEYSYLRMACATALPMGIYMGERISNLIGSKSAIGQKPFELAYVGRCVSLGRKEGLFQFLNYDDSPKEKFWTGRVGAFVKELICKFTVFSFKAEKYFDFYAIPQPKEKTSVKQNDRLATAEK from the coding sequence ATGTCAAAGAAGAAGGTATTAATCGTTGGTGGAGGTTACGCAGGAATCGCAGCGGCAAACAGATTAGCACGCAAAAATTCCGAGGTAGAAATTACCTTAATCACTGCAGAACCGATCTTTAGAGAAAAGATCAGAAACCACCAAGTAATTGCAGGAACCAAAGGAAAAGATTTCCAGATCCGAAATTTATTAAATTCGAAGGTAAATCTGATCATCCAAAGAGTCGAAAAAATTTTTCCAAAAGAGAACAAAATACTCTTAAATGATGGGAGCATCTTTGAATACGATTACCTAGGTTACACTGCGGGAATGAGAGCGGGAGATCCAAGCACCAAAGGGTTAAATTATTTCTCGGTGGCAAGTTTCCAAGATTCGGAACGATTGAGAAAAGAATTAATCAATCATTCTGATGCAAAAATTACTGTATTAGGTGGTGGACTTTCAGGGATAGAAGTAGCAACTGAACTCGCAGAAAATTATCCTTTTGCAAAAATAACACTTTTGGATTCGGATAAGATCGGGAAAAATTTCTCTTCAAATGCAGTTCTCTACATGAAAGAAGTCCTGAAAAACCTAAAAGTAAATCTGATAGAAGGGGAAAGAGGAGAATATCTATTAGAAGATAAGATCAAAACTTCTAGTGGAACCCAAGTCCTTCACGATTATTGCGTAATCTCTGCAGGACTCGTCGCCTCTGATCTGGGAAAAAATTCAGGACTGGAATCAAATAAGATAGGTCAGGTGTATTTGAATGAGTACATGCAGGTTCCTGAATATTCCAATATAATCGGAGCAGGAGACGCAGTAAAAATCCCTGGTGAAGAATATTCTTACTTAAGAATGGCCTGCGCTACAGCTCTTCCGATGGGAATTTATATGGGGGAAAGGATCTCTAACCTAATTGGAAGTAAATCTGCAATAGGACAAAAACCTTTCGAACTGGCATATGTGGGACGTTGTGTAAGTTTAGGAAGAAAAGAAGGACTATTCCAATTCTTAAACTATGATGATAGTCCCAAGGAAAAATTTTGGACTGGAAGAGTGGGAGCCTTCGTGAAAGAACTTATCTGTAAATTCACAGTCTTCTCATTTAAGGCTGAAAAATATTTCGATTTTTATGCGATCCCTCAACCTAAAGAAAAAACTTCAGTCAAACAAAATGACAGATTAGCGACGGCAGAAAAATGA
- the sigJ gene encoding RNA polymerase sigma factor SigJ produces the protein MNPQERLDQFIENKGLVFGIAYKMTGSVVEAEDIVQETFLRWEKSKEEKIRSPKAFLSAVAARLSLDSLRKAKRKRETYIGPWLPEPLAPEPMEEQPDPETLDLAFLHLLEKLNPIERAVFLLRESFEMSYDSISQVVGKNQENCRQILKRAKESLKSDRKKYDAPSEKRKKIFRDFLLASSKGKPELLVPFLKEEIVLWSDGGGKVNAARIPIIGQERASHFFIRTGSNKLKHTLDFYFGMVNGAETLIGYYNDQPAYLQSFLIDEDGISKIYSVLNPDKLKSMENKHKLIEEGLIFPLENFLLFPHTYRKKVAKWLNPVAKLVKWAIVR, from the coding sequence ATGAATCCCCAAGAAAGACTAGATCAATTTATAGAAAACAAAGGTTTGGTCTTTGGGATCGCCTATAAGATGACAGGGAGTGTGGTAGAAGCCGAGGATATAGTGCAGGAGACTTTTCTGAGATGGGAAAAATCCAAAGAAGAAAAGATCAGATCTCCAAAAGCATTCTTATCCGCGGTTGCAGCCAGACTCTCCCTGGACTCTTTAAGAAAAGCAAAAAGAAAAAGAGAAACTTATATAGGTCCTTGGTTACCGGAGCCATTGGCTCCGGAACCTATGGAAGAACAACCTGATCCAGAAACATTAGATTTGGCATTTTTACATCTATTAGAAAAACTGAATCCAATTGAAAGAGCAGTATTCTTACTCAGAGAAAGTTTTGAAATGAGCTATGACTCTATTTCCCAGGTTGTAGGAAAAAATCAGGAGAATTGTAGGCAGATCCTAAAACGAGCCAAAGAATCACTCAAATCAGATCGTAAAAAGTATGATGCTCCTTCCGAAAAAAGGAAAAAGATCTTCCGTGATTTTTTACTCGCTTCTTCCAAAGGAAAACCGGAATTGCTCGTTCCTTTCTTAAAAGAGGAGATAGTTCTTTGGTCTGATGGTGGAGGAAAAGTAAATGCCGCCAGGATCCCGATCATTGGTCAAGAAAGGGCTTCTCATTTCTTCATCCGAACAGGAAGTAATAAACTCAAACACACCTTGGATTTTTATTTTGGAATGGTAAATGGTGCAGAAACATTGATCGGCTATTATAATGATCAACCTGCTTATCTGCAAAGTTTCCTTATAGATGAAGATGGAATTTCTAAAATTTACTCAGTCCTCAATCCGGATAAATTGAAATCGATGGAGAACAAACATAAACTGATTGAAGAAGGACTGATCTTTCCTTTGGAGAACTTTTTATTATTCCCTCATACCTATCGTAAGAAGGTCGCAAAATGGTTAAACCCAGTGGCGAAATTAGTAAAATGGGCAATCGTAAGATAG
- a CDS encoding Crp/Fnr family transcriptional regulator — MDQKDHPWDKIYQTVNQVSPIPKEVWKKSEQLYTIRKLEYGDFLIKQGAKPTEFAFVFSGVLREYYLTDQGNEYIKSFNFPGDFTGSYFDLLTEQPSTCNIRAITDCELAVAKFSEFRKLFSQDIAWERLGRIFAENLFLKKARREYELLALSAEERYDLLLKSRPDIEELIPQYHIASYLGITPVSLSRIRAKRK; from the coding sequence ATGGATCAAAAAGATCATCCTTGGGATAAAATTTACCAAACCGTGAACCAGGTCTCCCCCATCCCAAAAGAAGTCTGGAAAAAATCAGAACAACTATATACGATCCGCAAATTAGAATACGGAGATTTTCTAATTAAACAAGGAGCCAAGCCCACAGAATTTGCATTCGTATTCTCAGGAGTTTTGAGAGAATATTATCTCACTGACCAAGGAAATGAGTACATCAAAAGTTTCAATTTTCCGGGAGACTTTACAGGATCTTATTTCGATCTACTTACAGAACAACCTTCTACCTGTAATATCAGAGCTATCACTGATTGTGAACTTGCGGTCGCAAAGTTTTCAGAATTCAGAAAACTATTCTCACAAGACATCGCATGGGAAAGATTGGGCAGGATTTTTGCCGAAAACTTATTCTTAAAAAAAGCAAGAAGAGAATATGAACTCTTGGCTTTAAGCGCAGAAGAAAGATACGATCTGCTTTTAAAATCCAGACCCGATATAGAAGAACTTATTCCTCAATATCATATCGCTTCTTATCTGGGCATCACACCAGTATCTTTAAGCAGGATCAGAGCTAAGAGAAAATAA
- a CDS encoding FAD-dependent monooxygenase, producing the protein MKQDQPHDVIISGAGPVGLFLACELALAKCKVLILEKAESPQSPFKQLPFGVRGLSTPSIEALYRRGLLEELEIHKRLKNPHANTIQQGPRRQVGHFAGIPFHEGNIDTSKWKHRLESSTETNLISEMQEMETILTRRAEALGVEIKRGLPLTSFHQTNEGVTVQSGNQSFQGQWLVGCDGARSVVRKSGGFEFAGTDPEFTGYSTKVDIVDPEKLSTGRNITERGMYLQSQPGFIVLQDFDSGEFHSSEKPITLEHVQDVLRRISNTDVTISALHFATTWTDRARQATSYRNGRVLLAGDAAHIHSPLGGQGLNLGLGDAMNLGWKLAATIHNKAPEDLLDTYFRERHPIGAQVLDWSRAQVMIMKPNPQAQALNSIMRDLMETRDAATYMAARVWGIFTHYDLGDSHPLVGYSVPNFELEDGRRIGEYMLDGQGILLDFESKTSLKTLANEYGDRIKYVSGRAKEQLALSAALIRPDGIIAWASDNEPDEQSFRQSASKWFTQFIS; encoded by the coding sequence ATGAAACAAGACCAACCACACGATGTTATTATTTCCGGAGCGGGTCCTGTCGGACTTTTTTTGGCCTGTGAACTTGCATTAGCAAAATGCAAAGTTCTTATATTGGAAAAAGCAGAGAGTCCTCAGTCTCCATTCAAACAACTCCCTTTTGGAGTACGCGGACTTTCTACTCCTAGTATTGAGGCTCTTTATCGGAGAGGATTATTAGAAGAACTTGAAATACATAAACGTCTTAAAAATCCTCATGCAAATACTATTCAACAAGGGCCGCGTCGTCAGGTAGGGCATTTTGCAGGTATTCCATTTCATGAAGGTAATATTGATACTTCAAAATGGAAACATCGGTTAGAAAGTTCTACTGAAACAAATTTGATCTCTGAAATGCAAGAGATGGAAACTATACTGACTCGCCGTGCAGAAGCGCTTGGTGTAGAGATAAAGAGAGGTCTTCCATTGACTTCTTTTCATCAAACGAATGAAGGAGTGACTGTTCAATCTGGCAATCAATCTTTCCAAGGCCAATGGCTTGTAGGTTGCGATGGAGCTCGAAGTGTTGTTCGTAAATCCGGAGGTTTTGAATTTGCAGGTACTGATCCTGAGTTTACTGGCTATTCTACCAAAGTTGATATAGTCGATCCGGAGAAGCTGAGTACAGGAAGAAATATAACTGAAAGAGGGATGTATTTACAATCACAGCCAGGCTTTATCGTGCTTCAGGATTTTGATTCTGGAGAATTTCATAGTTCGGAAAAACCAATTACCTTGGAACATGTGCAGGATGTCCTACGCCGTATCTCAAACACGGATGTGACTATCAGCGCACTTCATTTCGCAACTACTTGGACTGACAGAGCAAGACAGGCCACAAGCTATCGAAATGGAAGGGTACTTTTAGCGGGAGATGCAGCTCATATTCATTCTCCTTTAGGAGGGCAAGGACTTAACCTTGGTTTGGGGGATGCTATGAATCTTGGGTGGAAACTTGCTGCAACCATTCATAATAAGGCGCCAGAAGATTTATTGGACACTTATTTTAGGGAAAGACATCCGATTGGTGCGCAGGTTTTAGATTGGTCACGAGCTCAGGTTATGATCATGAAGCCAAATCCACAGGCTCAGGCTTTGAACTCAATTATGCGAGATCTTATGGAAACTCGTGACGCTGCTACTTATATGGCTGCAAGAGTTTGGGGAATTTTCACACATTATGATTTGGGTGATTCTCATCCTCTAGTGGGTTATAGTGTTCCGAACTTTGAGCTTGAGGATGGTAGAAGGATCGGTGAATATATGCTGGATGGCCAAGGAATACTTCTCGATTTTGAATCAAAAACTTCTCTTAAAACCTTGGCAAATGAGTATGGAGATAGGATAAAATATGTTTCCGGTCGGGCGAAAGAGCAGTTGGCCTTGAGTGCAGCGCTGATCCGTCCAGATGGAATTATCGCCTGGGCTTCCGATAACGAACCTGACGAACAATCTTTTAGACAATCTGCTTCTAAATGGTTTACTCAATTTATTTCTTGA
- a CDS encoding alpha/beta fold hydrolase, translating to METVLENRTISPKLPSGYYTSKLGKIAYWIEGKGKPIFLLHSAGHDHNDFESILPSLSEKYKVISLDWPGHGLSENPQPATSASAVEYAEILPDLVAQLAPEGGIFIGNSLGGFASMNLALKKPNLVKGLVIVDSGGLNNPDWITKSFAGLKSKVWFTGLVWNFFPNHYIKIRNKYTESILTRIKEREDVEGAKEVNASIWKSFLDERHDLREKVSQIQAPTLIVWGEYDPVIDPKLALRLHEKVKGSKLAYLKTGHVPFAENPREFLKVTLPFLDSI from the coding sequence ATGGAAACAGTTTTAGAAAACAGAACTATATCGCCAAAATTACCAAGCGGATATTATACTTCTAAGTTAGGAAAGATAGCTTATTGGATAGAAGGAAAAGGAAAGCCGATTTTCCTACTCCATTCTGCCGGCCATGATCATAATGATTTTGAATCCATTCTTCCAAGTTTATCAGAAAAATATAAAGTCATTTCTCTGGATTGGCCAGGCCATGGATTATCTGAAAATCCGCAACCTGCGACCTCAGCTTCTGCAGTTGAATATGCAGAAATATTACCGGATCTTGTTGCGCAACTTGCTCCAGAAGGCGGGATCTTTATCGGAAACTCACTTGGGGGATTCGCTTCCATGAATCTCGCCCTGAAAAAGCCGAATCTTGTAAAAGGTCTCGTGATCGTAGACTCAGGCGGCTTAAATAATCCGGACTGGATCACTAAAAGTTTTGCAGGATTAAAATCTAAGGTTTGGTTTACTGGACTCGTTTGGAATTTTTTCCCGAATCATTATATAAAGATCAGAAACAAATACACAGAATCCATTCTGACAAGGATCAAAGAAAGAGAAGATGTAGAAGGCGCAAAGGAAGTGAACGCTTCTATTTGGAAAAGTTTCTTGGATGAAAGACATGATCTAAGAGAAAAAGTCTCTCAGATCCAGGCGCCCACATTGATCGTATGGGGAGAATATGATCCTGTTATAGATCCAAAACTCGCGCTTAGACTTCACGAAAAAGTCAAAGGCTCTAAACTGGCATATCTGAAGACAGGGCATGTACCTTTCGCAGAAAATCCTCGTGAGTTTCTAAAGGTTACCCTTCCCTTTTTGGATTCTATCTAA